ATGGAGAAGGGTTTGGCCATATAGTCGTCAGCCCCGCTTTCCAGCCCCAGAACCCGATCCGGCTCTTCACCCCTGGCCGTCAGCATCAGGATGGGTAGATGGCGGGTCTGGCCGTACCTCCGCAGTTGATGGCAGAGATCGATGCCGGAAATATCCGGCAGCATGAGGTCCAAAAGAACAAAGTCGGGAACGGGTTTGTCACAGCAGGCTTCCAGGGCGGCCTGTCCCGTCGGGGCGATCTTGCAGGCGAATCCAGCCTGTTTCAGCCCATATTCCAGGCTGGCGGCCAGATCGGCTTCATCTTCGACGATCAGGACCAGTGGGGGCATGGGGGCTTGCTCCTCGAAAATAGCGTGTTCATGAGGAATCAGTTCGAATCGGGTTTGGCCAGGCGGAATCCCAGCCCCCCGCTGTTTTGCAGTTCTGCCGCATCGACTTTGACCTGGTTGCGTCGGGCAACCCGGCAGGCTTTGGCGTTGCTGCGATAACTGCCTCCGCGGCGAACGTGCAGGTCGCCGGCACGGCCGCCGGTGGGATTGGACTGGCTCTCCTGGCCATACAGGGCATAAAGATCGGCAACCCATTCCCAGACGCTGCCCAGCAGATCGTGAAAGCCCCAGGGGTTGGGTTTTTTCAAGCCGATTTTTTGCAGACGGGTCAGGGAATTGGTTGAATACCAGGCATAGTCGTCCAGGGGATTATCCCGTGATTCGGCGAAAAAGTAACTGCCGGTGGTGCCGGCCCGGGCGGCGTACTCCCACTCGGCTTCCGTGGGCAGTCGCAACTGCTTGGCCTGACTGCCGCCGAGCAGGCCCAGCTTGGTGATGAACTCCTGGGTTTGTTCCCAAAGACAGTTTTCCACGGGAAAAAGGGCGGAGGCCTCCTGTTGGGCGCGAATTTTGGCCTCCTGCTCCTCCTCTTCCCGGGATTTGGGGCGATTGCGGGCCCAGGCGGAAGAGCGGTTGCCGCTTTCCATGACGGTGCGCCACTGGGCTTGGGTGACGGGATATTTGGAGAGCCAGAAACTGTCCAGGGTGACCTGATGCAGCGGTCCTTCATTGGGTTGCCGACCGGGTTCCTCCTCCGGGCTGCCCATGGTGAAGCTGCCGGCGGGCACCCATAGAAACACCATGCCCGTCACCGGTTCGGTCCACTCCCGATTTTCCCGGGAGGTGATCACGCTGGCCGTGGTTTGGGCGACATCCGCCTGCTGCGATTGTTCTTCGAGGAATTGATGAATCTCCTCCGGGGTGATCAGCAGCCCCATGCGGGCCACCAGGGCCTGCATGGCCCGCTCCAGGGTTGGATTCGGGGGCCGGGTGGCCAGAAGCTGCGCTTTGGGCAATAACTGTCGCAAGGGTTCCAGTCGTTTCTGGGTATTGAGGGTCAGCTTGCGTTCCAGTTTTTCACAGGCCGAATTGTCATGATGGACCTCGACACTCATGAACTGCCGCAGGAAATTTTCCACCTCTTCCGCCGGGGTCTGCAGCAGGTTGAATGTCTTGAAACAGTTGTCCGTCGTGGTCTGCCGGGCTTCGAGGAAATAGAAACGCCAGTTCGTTCCATCCGTCAGAATATGAAACGGTATGGGCGGTTGAAGATACAGCGGGGTCTCTTTGCCAACCGGCTGGAACATGATTTGGACGATGGCCGAGGGGTGGGGGTGTCCCGCGGGCCTCAGGGCGAGGAATCGGGCCTGTTCCGTGGAGCCGGAGGGGGGAATGAAGCTGAAGTCCACCTCCTTGGGGTCTGAAAGGTCCCAGCCCAGGGCACTGAACAGAGCCGTGCAGAGATTCAGCCGGAGCTGGTCCGGATGGGAGTAGCCCCCTTTCTGCAGCCGTCTTTGAATCTGAAGGAGCGTCTCTTTCATGCTGTTTGATATCCCGGGCGGATAGGGCAGGGCGTTGATCGTACATGACCGCCCCAGGATAAGTTTCCGAATGGCGGGCAACAAGGTTGAAAATCAAGGACCGCTCCGGAGGTGCGGTTACGGGGAGATTCCAAGGAATCAATAAATGAATATAGTGCGATACCCATAAAAATCATTCATGGTTCCTGTCAACCAATAAGAAATATTAATAAATAACCGCGATGTTTCCCGCCAAACGACGTGATAGGTCCGGGGACGTTTGGCGATTTGTTACGGGAATGTCATCACTATTTCATTTGGCTTTGCTAGCCTTGCCACGCTCGAAAAATCGGGGAGATAGCCTTCGAACGAGGTGCGGGAATGAACGGCATGGCGGCAGCGGCGGAAGGGATGGTATGCAAGTCTCCGGTTGTTTCGGAGGGAGGGGTGGTCACCCGATCTCCACAGGGGGTGGACGAAGCGCTCAATACCGGGCTATCCAGTCGCACCCGAAAGGCCCGATCATCGGATGCACGCTGTTTTCTGCACTGGTGTGAGGAGAATGGTCTGGTGGGGCATCCCGCCCAACCGGCCACGGTGGCTCGATTTTTGTCGGAGATGCAGGAACTGCGCGCTACGGCAACGGTCAGGCGCTATCTGTCCACCATTTCGCTGATGCACCGACGGGACGGGCTTGCGGATCCGA
This Magnetococcales bacterium DNA region includes the following protein-coding sequences:
- a CDS encoding formylglycine-generating enzyme family protein, translated to MKETLLQIQRRLQKGGYSHPDQLRLNLCTALFSALGWDLSDPKEVDFSFIPPSGSTEQARFLALRPAGHPHPSAIVQIMFQPVGKETPLYLQPPIPFHILTDGTNWRFYFLEARQTTTDNCFKTFNLLQTPAEEVENFLRQFMSVEVHHDNSACEKLERKLTLNTQKRLEPLRQLLPKAQLLATRPPNPTLERAMQALVARMGLLITPEEIHQFLEEQSQQADVAQTTASVITSRENREWTEPVTGMVFLWVPAGSFTMGSPEEEPGRQPNEGPLHQVTLDSFWLSKYPVTQAQWRTVMESGNRSSAWARNRPKSREEEEQEAKIRAQQEASALFPVENCLWEQTQEFITKLGLLGGSQAKQLRLPTEAEWEYAARAGTTGSYFFAESRDNPLDDYAWYSTNSLTRLQKIGLKKPNPWGFHDLLGSVWEWVADLYALYGQESQSNPTGGRAGDLHVRRGGSYRSNAKACRVARRNQVKVDAAELQNSGGLGFRLAKPDSN